A single window of Puniceicoccus vermicola DNA harbors:
- a CDS encoding AraC family transcriptional regulator, giving the protein MRWHFENRKMRSLDYYSLIFITRGRGLYYDHHTETDLEVSAGDLICVFPSKSHAYGPRPGESWDEINVEFVGPVFDSWMGVGLLDPSQPIRSLAASDSPENIDYWLQRFYEVVLPIVETNTFEPTLSDTGRMVALIAEMSDTWQTGTCDTDLTWMNEAKRRLKELPLKEKPDYEWLAGSFCIGEQAFRKKFKRLSGLTPSEYRSRLQIEAACHLLISEKPIKEIGYDLGFGSYYYFSRRFKQLTGMTPGQYRKNVTA; this is encoded by the coding sequence ATGCGGTGGCATTTTGAAAATCGGAAAATGCGTAGTTTGGACTACTATTCCTTGATTTTCATCACCCGTGGACGCGGGCTCTACTACGATCATCACACCGAGACGGATTTGGAGGTTTCTGCGGGGGATTTGATCTGTGTTTTTCCCAGCAAATCCCATGCCTATGGTCCTCGCCCTGGAGAATCCTGGGATGAAATCAATGTGGAGTTTGTCGGTCCGGTTTTCGACAGTTGGATGGGCGTCGGTCTTTTGGATCCTTCGCAGCCGATTCGCTCTTTGGCCGCTTCCGATTCTCCGGAGAATATTGATTACTGGCTTCAGCGTTTCTATGAGGTCGTTTTGCCGATCGTGGAGACCAACACCTTTGAACCCACGTTGAGCGACACGGGGAGAATGGTGGCCCTGATTGCCGAAATGAGCGACACTTGGCAGACGGGTACCTGCGACACGGATCTGACTTGGATGAATGAGGCAAAGAGACGCCTCAAGGAACTTCCCTTGAAAGAAAAGCCGGACTACGAATGGTTGGCAGGTTCCTTCTGTATAGGAGAGCAAGCGTTTCGTAAAAAGTTCAAACGACTCAGTGGGCTAACTCCGTCAGAGTATCGATCTCGTCTCCAGATCGAAGCGGCTTGTCACCTGTTGATTTCCGAAAAGCCGATTAAAGAGATTGGCTACGATTTGGGATTCGGAAGTTATTATTATTTCTCCCGACGTTTCAAGCAGCTTACGGGCATGACCCCGGGACAGTACCGCAAGAATGTGACGGCTTGA
- a CDS encoding autotransporter-associated beta strand repeat-containing protein, translating to MNATYTYFSVVMLSVLSLQAADFSWTNGSVGGNWSDGTNWNQSGSVPGSSDNVVAPTAFGQVAIDTDVEIQNFTYATGGSSWSLVNIGADHTMSVNQLYKAGGLSLYFTSNSATEKLSLEVGELVARDGILNLGGVNSWQANALGSLSVSGTTHVYGNLNVNADNASLGLIHFREAGGTLAIASYRTGGNATRSVSSSGLTGDAGSLYVTSANLQSSSASLEGQLTVNTDTDYSYSGELVDRGGSGTVGDVTLSLIKAGVGTQSLNGSNTYSGTTTVNGGTLLVNGTHSNAGSYQLNGGTLGGSGTISTTDADVTVANCAGLTPGDNGVGVLSLNLGTGTLDLSAALESQDVLAYELDSIGASDRIDLTGILNIGSGVLDLSSFSFDFLSGVEEGSYTLISSSEIIAGTLGTNLSGTQDGWELDLYLSGDNQKVMMDVSAIPEVSSTGLLMGVGVLLFLGSKRKR from the coding sequence ATGAATGCGACTTATACTTATTTCTCGGTGGTAATGCTCTCAGTGTTGTCTCTCCAGGCCGCCGACTTTTCCTGGACGAACGGCTCCGTGGGAGGAAACTGGAGCGATGGAACGAATTGGAACCAGAGCGGCTCGGTCCCAGGTAGTTCCGATAATGTTGTGGCTCCGACCGCTTTCGGCCAGGTTGCTATCGACACGGATGTGGAGATTCAAAACTTCACTTATGCGACCGGAGGCAGTAGCTGGTCTCTGGTCAACATCGGAGCCGATCATACCATGTCGGTGAACCAACTCTATAAGGCGGGTGGATTGTCTCTCTACTTTACCTCGAATTCCGCCACCGAAAAACTCTCTTTGGAGGTAGGAGAGTTGGTGGCGAGAGACGGGATTCTGAATTTGGGAGGAGTCAATTCCTGGCAAGCGAATGCTCTGGGAAGTCTTTCCGTGTCCGGTACTACCCATGTGTATGGCAATTTGAACGTGAATGCGGATAATGCCTCCCTCGGGTTAATTCATTTTCGCGAAGCGGGGGGGACCTTGGCGATAGCTTCATACCGGACGGGAGGTAATGCGACGAGGTCGGTTTCTTCCAGCGGTTTGACAGGAGATGCAGGGTCCCTGTACGTAACTTCCGCAAACCTTCAGAGTTCGTCGGCCAGTCTGGAAGGTCAGTTAACCGTCAATACAGATACGGATTATTCCTATTCCGGAGAGCTTGTTGATCGTGGAGGGTCCGGGACGGTTGGGGATGTCACACTTTCGTTGATCAAGGCGGGAGTCGGAACCCAAAGTCTCAACGGGTCCAACACATATAGTGGAACGACGACCGTGAACGGAGGGACTCTTCTCGTCAATGGGACGCATTCGAATGCCGGTTCGTATCAATTGAATGGCGGAACATTGGGCGGTAGCGGAACCATTTCGACCACAGACGCAGACGTAACGGTCGCCAATTGTGCTGGATTGACCCCCGGCGATAACGGTGTTGGCGTGTTGAGTCTTAACTTGGGAACCGGGACCCTCGATTTGTCTGCGGCCCTTGAGTCTCAGGACGTCTTGGCCTATGAACTCGATTCGATTGGAGCCAGTGATCGGATTGATTTGACCGGAATCTTGAACATCGGCTCGGGCGTTCTGGATCTGAGCAGCTTCTCTTTCGATTTTCTCAGCGGGGTTGAAGAGGGAAGTTACACCTTGATCAGCTCCTCTGAAATCATTGCGGGAACCTTGGGAACCAATTTGAGTGGCACACAAGATGGCTGGGAGTTGGATCTCTATCTTTCTGGAGACAATCAGAAGGTAATGATGGATGTTTCGGCGATTCCAGAAGTTTCTTCTACGGGACTGTTGATGGGAGTCGGTGTTCTTCTGTTCCTCGGTTCTAAGCGGAAGCGTTAG
- a CDS encoding prepilin-type N-terminal cleavage/methylation domain-containing protein: MSRDGFTLIELLAVIAILGVLTSILIPAIGSIRSGAKSSQCRSNLRQIHGGVILYATENEGWLPPNEDDRGHGAWWKQIYPAYIDGPGVFLCPADETEGISDENADLAWNGKLSYGAMGNDDPYAKQGVMDKKLSMFSEPSISVMLVDAHREGRQLAKSWFYNWPRYSPDIVPAHGDKVNLAFVDGHVEDLSVEEIEQRFDEDRIRISYGGMPSRTEKLTR, translated from the coding sequence TTGTCTAGAGATGGATTTACCTTAATCGAGCTCCTCGCTGTAATCGCAATACTGGGTGTTTTGACGTCCATACTGATCCCTGCGATCGGCTCAATTCGTAGCGGAGCAAAGAGTTCCCAGTGTAGGTCCAATCTTCGTCAGATCCATGGTGGTGTCATTCTTTATGCGACGGAGAATGAAGGTTGGCTGCCTCCGAATGAAGACGATAGAGGCCATGGAGCTTGGTGGAAGCAGATCTATCCCGCCTATATCGATGGACCGGGAGTATTTCTCTGTCCGGCTGATGAGACGGAAGGCATCTCAGATGAGAATGCAGATCTGGCTTGGAATGGGAAACTTTCATACGGAGCCATGGGGAACGATGACCCTTACGCCAAACAGGGCGTCATGGATAAGAAGTTAAGCATGTTTTCCGAGCCGAGCATTTCCGTAATGTTGGTGGACGCTCATCGAGAGGGGCGGCAGCTCGCCAAGAGTTGGTTCTACAATTGGCCCCGTTACTCTCCTGACATTGTTCCGGCCCATGGAGACAAAGTCAATCTGGCCTTCGTCGACGGTCACGTGGAGGACCTTTCGGTCGAGGAGATTGAGCAACGGTTCGATGAGGACCGTATCCGGATTTCTTACGGGGGAATGCCCTCAAGAACTGAAAAACTAACCCGTTAA